In Sulfurisphaera javensis, a single genomic region encodes these proteins:
- the cbiG gene encoding cobalt-precorrin 5A hydrolase codes for MYWRGIAIIYASKSEIAEKIRDILKGNYPVSLYKYSEADFEKIWKCYDAIIFTMALSGAVRTICNYAKSKDIDPAVIVIDDTGKYVIPILGAHWGANDLAKEIAGLINGEAVITTASENLGVTSVEELARLLFCKIQNVKAIVKVTSALVRGEKVCVKGVSSLPRGVNGYVIGEDCQYKVVIGDNIDKDENTVYLKPYKLAIGIGSKLETSPLTIKEAILTTLNKLNINLDRVKVIASLRESVKSVAEELGIPFRLITKEEINSFEDECLSPQSEKLKEVGLKGVAEVSALISAGKNSKLLLRKMVYNGEVTIAIAGFE; via the coding sequence ATGTATTGGAGAGGGATTGCAATTATATATGCCTCTAAATCAGAAATTGCGGAAAAAATACGCGATATCCTAAAAGGTAATTACCCTGTAAGTTTATATAAATATTCTGAGGCAGACTTTGAAAAAATTTGGAAATGTTATGACGCAATTATTTTCACTATGGCATTGAGTGGTGCTGTTAGAACTATATGTAATTATGCAAAAAGTAAGGATATTGATCCAGCAGTAATAGTAATTGATGATACTGGTAAATACGTAATTCCAATTTTAGGTGCACATTGGGGGGCAAATGACTTAGCTAAAGAAATAGCTGGATTAATAAATGGAGAGGCTGTAATTACTACAGCAAGTGAAAATTTAGGAGTAACTAGCGTGGAGGAATTAGCTAGATTATTATTTTGTAAAATACAAAACGTTAAAGCAATAGTTAAGGTAACTTCAGCCTTGGTCAGAGGTGAAAAAGTATGTGTTAAAGGAGTTTCATCATTACCTCGTGGAGTAAATGGTTATGTTATAGGAGAAGATTGCCAGTATAAAGTAGTCATAGGTGATAATATAGACAAGGATGAAAACACAGTGTATCTAAAACCTTATAAACTTGCAATAGGAATAGGAAGTAAATTAGAGACTTCTCCATTGACAATAAAAGAAGCAATACTTACAACACTTAACAAATTAAACATTAACTTAGATAGAGTTAAAGTTATTGCATCTCTAAGAGAAAGTGTTAAAAGCGTTGCCGAAGAGCTTGGGATTCCTTTTAGGCTTATCACTAAAGAGGAAATTAATTCCTTTGAGGATGAATGTTTATCACCCCAATCTGAAAAACTTAAAGAAGTTGGTTTAAAAGGTGTAGCTGAAGTTTCAGCTTTAATATCTGCTGGTAAAAATTCAAAATTACTTTTAAGAAAAATGGTTTATAATGGAGAAGTTACGATAGCTATAGCGGGATTTGAATAA
- a CDS encoding cobalt-precorrin-7 (C(5))-methyltransferase, translating to MLYIIGVGPGDPDLITVKGLEIIKKCDIISGWGSVIERFSTYLEGKKVIKLNYREESKQLEEIMRLAKETNVAFLNHGDPSVSDFQLIEKIKKLAEKEGVNLVLIPGVSSIIRALHIIDKDLSQVVFITFHVRGPIDYDEIKRFLLAGRGILVNPEPYPDGVKKIALKLKEINYNCKITVMEKLTYPDEKVYNLFPEDIILKDMKFSDLTIVYIPQCSFS from the coding sequence ATGCTTTACATTATCGGAGTTGGTCCAGGGGATCCGGATTTGATTACAGTTAAGGGGCTTGAGATAATTAAAAAATGTGACATTATTTCTGGTTGGGGAAGTGTTATAGAACGTTTTTCAACTTATCTTGAAGGGAAAAAAGTAATTAAGTTAAATTATAGAGAAGAAAGCAAACAATTAGAAGAAATTATGAGATTAGCTAAGGAAACTAACGTGGCTTTTCTTAATCACGGAGACCCTTCTGTCTCAGATTTTCAATTGATTGAAAAGATTAAGAAACTGGCTGAAAAAGAGGGAGTTAATCTAGTTCTCATACCTGGAGTCTCATCGATAATTAGAGCTTTACATATTATTGATAAGGATCTGTCACAAGTTGTATTTATTACATTTCATGTAAGAGGACCAATTGATTATGATGAAATAAAGAGGTTTTTATTAGCTGGAAGAGGTATTTTAGTTAACCCAGAACCCTATCCTGATGGTGTTAAAAAGATTGCTTTGAAACTTAAGGAAATCAACTATAATTGTAAAATAACTGTAATGGAAAAGTTAACATATCCAGACGAGAAAGTGTATAATCTTTTCCCAGAGGATATAATATTAAAGGACATGAAGTTTAGTGATTTAACAATTGTTTATATTCCTCAATGCTCCTTTTCTTAA
- a CDS encoding precorrin-8X methylmutase — MPDKAVIIITHGSRRNTFVEDMINVARYLEEKLEVPVFLSHNEYTEPNWRNIVTDLLNQGINKIIFALAFLGRGNHVARDIMGSFNVTEFQTWTKSTYNGKEIEVYFTKPLADSELVKLALFYRIFKAFSYGTFNYVEDPEEIEEKTMNYIRDKVSEKLPNLSYAEREVIARGVYASGNLDLIDKIYISPDAINVGLESLKVSLPILTDVKMVMAGIRWNKVENYLDQAGELAKKLGITRTAASIRIGLKSPKIVVIGNSPTALAEVIKINKEGVEVPLVIATPPGFTNAIEAKEELIKSGIPSIVLRGTYGGSSIAVSIINELIRMVSKNGW, encoded by the coding sequence GTGCCGGATAAAGCTGTTATAATCATAACGCATGGATCAAGAAGGAATACCTTTGTAGAAGATATGATTAACGTTGCAAGGTACTTGGAGGAAAAATTAGAAGTTCCAGTGTTTCTTTCTCATAATGAGTATACAGAGCCTAATTGGAGAAATATAGTTACAGATCTTTTAAATCAAGGAATTAATAAAATAATTTTCGCTTTAGCATTTTTAGGGAGAGGAAATCATGTTGCAAGAGACATTATGGGAAGCTTTAACGTAACTGAATTTCAAACTTGGACTAAAAGTACATATAATGGAAAAGAGATAGAAGTTTATTTTACAAAACCATTGGCCGATTCTGAATTAGTAAAGTTGGCTTTATTTTACAGAATTTTTAAGGCATTCTCTTATGGGACATTTAATTATGTGGAAGATCCCGAAGAAATTGAAGAAAAAACAATGAATTATATTAGAGATAAAGTTTCTGAAAAACTTCCCAATTTAAGTTACGCAGAAAGAGAGGTAATAGCTAGAGGAGTATATGCTTCTGGTAACCTTGATCTAATTGATAAAATTTACATTTCTCCAGATGCAATTAATGTAGGTTTAGAGAGTCTAAAAGTAAGTTTACCTATTTTAACTGATGTAAAGATGGTTATGGCTGGGATAAGATGGAACAAAGTAGAAAATTATCTTGATCAAGCCGGAGAATTAGCTAAAAAACTAGGAATAACTAGAACTGCTGCCTCAATAAGAATAGGTTTAAAATCACCTAAAATTGTAGTTATTGGAAACTCTCCAACAGCTTTGGCTGAGGTAATTAAAATAAATAAAGAAGGAGTCGAAGTACCTCTAGTAATTGCAACTCCTCCCGGCTTTACTAATGCAATAGAAGCTAAGGAGGAATTAATTAAGTCTGGTATCCCTTCTATAGTGCTCAGGGGAACATATGGTGGGAGTAGCATAGCAGTTTCAATAATTAATGAATTAATAAGGATGGTGAGTAAAAATGGCTGGTAA
- a CDS encoding precorrin-3B C(17)-methyltransferase has translation MAGKIYIIGAGPGDPKNRTLRMLEAMKESDVVVAYTTYAELVKDLLDGKEVITARMKEELLRAKVAIKKALEGHTVAVISSGDPQVYGMASPTLEMMCANNINVDVEIIPGVTAALAAAAKLGSPLSMDFAVISLSDLLVPADEILYRVRKAAEGDFVIALYNPINKPLLIKAMEIISEYRKAETPVGIIKSAYRDNEEVIVTNLKEWNNFMDKINMITIMIVGNSKTYVCNGKMITPRGYTSRYDYVNAFNS, from the coding sequence ATGGCTGGTAAAATTTACATAATTGGTGCTGGTCCCGGAGATCCTAAAAATAGGACATTAAGAATGTTAGAGGCAATGAAGGAAAGTGATGTAGTTGTAGCTTATACTACTTATGCCGAACTGGTTAAGGATTTACTTGACGGTAAAGAAGTTATAACCGCAAGGATGAAGGAAGAGTTATTAAGGGCTAAAGTAGCTATAAAGAAAGCGTTAGAAGGCCATACAGTAGCTGTGATTTCTAGTGGAGATCCTCAGGTTTACGGAATGGCAAGTCCTACTTTAGAGATGATGTGTGCAAATAATATAAACGTTGACGTTGAAATAATACCGGGTGTAACTGCTGCTTTAGCTGCAGCTGCAAAACTTGGGTCACCATTATCAATGGATTTTGCAGTTATAAGCCTAAGCGATCTATTAGTTCCAGCGGACGAAATACTTTATAGAGTAAGAAAGGCTGCAGAAGGGGATTTTGTTATTGCATTATACAACCCTATAAATAAGCCTTTGTTAATTAAGGCTATGGAAATTATTAGTGAATACAGAAAAGCTGAAACTCCAGTTGGTATTATTAAAAGTGCTTATAGAGATAATGAAGAGGTTATAGTAACTAACTTAAAGGAATGGAATAACTTCATGGATAAAATAAATATGATTACTATAATGATTGTCGGAAATTCCAAAACTTACGTTTGCAATGGCAAAATGATAACCCCTAGAGGTTATACGTCGAGGTATGATTATGTCAATGCTTTTAACTCTTAA
- the cbiD gene encoding cobalt-precorrin-5B (C(1))-methyltransferase CbiD, translating to MIMSMLLTLKRFGITTGSTAAAAAKASVIYLIKKQKPQSVTIPTPIGLRLEIFVDKYFEKDNEYCATVSKFSGDNPDVLDGIKISACSSKLDNGIVLEGGKGIGIVTKPGLKVEIGSKAISPIAREMILSAIKEVIEDGVKVRVEVPDGEKVSELTMNKDVGIINGISILGTTGIEYPVSDEDYLDHIKTEMCVIKTLGNSKLVLAPGNTSFEYAKKMYGDFVVKIGDRVGDSLKLAVEQGFTHIILVSLPGKITKVASGLLNTHSKYGDARIETLTHASVLAKLPIDKIEKIANSLTISEALTYLSEEEKRKVFEVIAKRVLERLRKISKNAKLGVIILSDEGKVLAKEGET from the coding sequence ATGATTATGTCAATGCTTTTAACTCTTAAAAGGTTTGGAATCACTACTGGATCTACAGCAGCCGCCGCAGCTAAAGCCTCAGTTATTTATCTTATTAAAAAACAAAAACCTCAAAGTGTTACTATTCCAACACCTATAGGTTTACGTTTAGAAATATTTGTAGATAAGTATTTCGAGAAAGACAATGAATATTGCGCTACAGTATCAAAATTCTCTGGAGATAACCCAGATGTTTTGGATGGAATTAAAATTAGTGCTTGTTCTAGTAAGCTAGATAATGGAATAGTCTTAGAAGGAGGAAAAGGTATAGGTATTGTTACTAAACCTGGTCTAAAAGTAGAAATTGGGAGTAAGGCAATAAGTCCTATTGCTAGAGAAATGATATTGAGTGCTATAAAAGAGGTTATTGAAGATGGAGTTAAAGTAAGAGTCGAGGTTCCAGATGGAGAGAAAGTTTCTGAATTAACAATGAACAAAGATGTAGGCATTATAAACGGTATTTCAATTTTAGGTACTACTGGAATTGAGTATCCGGTAAGTGATGAGGATTATTTAGATCATATAAAGACTGAAATGTGTGTAATAAAAACCCTTGGAAATTCTAAATTGGTTTTAGCCCCAGGAAATACTAGCTTTGAGTATGCAAAGAAAATGTACGGTGACTTTGTTGTAAAGATAGGGGATAGAGTAGGAGATTCTTTAAAGCTAGCTGTTGAACAAGGATTTACTCACATAATTTTGGTAAGTTTACCGGGTAAGATAACTAAAGTAGCCTCTGGTCTTTTGAATACTCATAGTAAGTATGGTGATGCAAGAATAGAGACTTTAACTCACGCTTCAGTTTTAGCTAAGTTACCAATTGATAAGATCGAGAAAATTGCTAATTCTTTAACCATCTCAGAAGCTTTGACTTATTTGTCAGAAGAAGAAAAAAGAAAAGTCTTTGAGGTTATTGCTAAAAGAGTGTTAGAAAGGTTAAGGAAGATTTCGAAAAACGCAAAGTTAGGTGTTATAATTCTATCTGATGAAGGAAAGGTTTTAGCTAAGGAGGGAGAAACATGA
- the cbiT gene encoding precorrin-6Y C5,15-methyltransferase (decarboxylating) subunit CbiT has product MRMPGIPDEEFIREEKIPMTKEEIRVLALSKAKLFEGAKFIDVGSGTGSVTVEASLFVGEKGKVWAIEKEKEAVQLTRKNVEKFGLKNVIIIEGEAPEALDHINETVDAIFIGGTERLEEIIVTADKKLKKGGRIVIDAILLETVTKALSVLNQLNYKTEVVEVIVAKGMKTSKGYAMISRNPIFIVYGEKQ; this is encoded by the coding sequence ATGAGAATGCCAGGTATTCCAGATGAGGAATTTATTAGAGAAGAGAAAATTCCAATGACCAAGGAAGAAATAAGAGTTTTGGCATTATCTAAAGCTAAATTATTTGAAGGGGCGAAATTTATTGATGTTGGAAGTGGTACTGGAAGCGTTACAGTTGAGGCTAGTTTATTCGTGGGTGAAAAAGGCAAGGTTTGGGCTATTGAAAAGGAGAAAGAGGCAGTACAGCTTACAAGGAAAAACGTTGAAAAATTTGGTTTAAAGAATGTTATAATTATTGAAGGAGAAGCCCCAGAAGCATTAGATCATATTAATGAAACTGTAGATGCAATATTTATAGGTGGGACTGAAAGGCTTGAAGAAATAATTGTAACAGCTGATAAGAAATTGAAAAAAGGAGGAAGAATTGTAATTGATGCTATTCTTTTAGAAACGGTAACGAAAGCATTATCCGTATTAAATCAACTTAACTATAAAACTGAGGTCGTTGAAGTAATAGTTGCAAAAGGAATGAAAACTAGCAAAGGGTATGCTATGATTTCACGCAATCCAATATTTATTGTATATGGTGAAAAACAATGA
- a CDS encoding cobalt-factor II C(20)-methyltransferase encodes MKELYVVGLGPGDPELITVKGMRIISIADVIFVPYSTGTNRSLSYSIIGKYAKKKAKVITLGFPMAKKVNEKELEKLGKEMCEKSEKVSVFVTLGDPTLYSTYFRIDKYVSKCFDKIELVPGVSSVTACASRIKLPLALGEDSILIVPSSRISLIEEVKDKVESIIVMKGNENLDKISELLRKEYTLFYAKRCYLEGEKVIPWDGTFDKDYFSMLIGVKKIER; translated from the coding sequence ATGAAAGAACTTTATGTCGTTGGATTAGGCCCAGGCGATCCAGAATTAATAACTGTAAAAGGAATGAGAATTATTTCAATTGCTGACGTGATTTTTGTTCCTTATTCCACTGGCACTAATAGAAGTTTATCGTACTCTATTATTGGAAAATATGCTAAAAAAAAGGCTAAAGTAATTACTTTAGGATTTCCAATGGCTAAAAAAGTTAATGAGAAAGAATTAGAGAAATTAGGTAAAGAAATGTGTGAGAAAAGTGAAAAAGTGTCAGTTTTTGTAACTCTTGGTGACCCAACACTTTATAGTACTTACTTTAGGATAGACAAATATGTCTCTAAATGCTTTGATAAGATTGAACTTGTACCAGGTGTTAGTTCTGTTACCGCATGTGCATCAAGAATTAAACTACCTTTAGCTTTAGGTGAAGACTCAATTCTAATAGTTCCTTCCAGTAGAATCTCACTTATTGAAGAGGTTAAAGATAAGGTTGAAAGCATTATAGTTATGAAAGGTAATGAGAACTTAGATAAAATATCGGAATTACTAAGAAAAGAATACACTCTTTTTTATGCTAAGAGATGTTATTTAGAGGGAGAAAAAGTAATTCCATGGGATGGTACTTTTGATAAAGATTATTTTTCCATGCTCATAGGGGTGAAGAAAATTGAAAGGTAA
- a CDS encoding DUF302 domain-containing protein yields the protein MQIIKCKFNFDECEQKIKNEIKRLNAILFFEVDHKKNAEEVGLQLNKCKVLYFGNPRVGTLLMQKKIEISLDLPLRLALWEKDGECFVEYKLPSEIAKEYDVESDVLKKMDEFMLTILSQIRREG from the coding sequence ATGCAAATTATAAAATGTAAATTTAATTTTGATGAATGTGAACAAAAGATAAAAAATGAAATAAAACGATTAAATGCTATTCTATTTTTTGAAGTAGATCACAAAAAGAATGCTGAAGAAGTTGGACTTCAGTTAAATAAATGCAAAGTGCTCTATTTTGGAAACCCAAGGGTTGGTACTTTATTAATGCAGAAAAAAATAGAAATATCTTTGGATTTGCCGTTAAGGCTCGCCTTATGGGAAAAAGACGGAGAATGTTTTGTTGAATATAAATTACCTAGTGAGATTGCAAAGGAGTATGATGTAGAAAGTGATGTTCTAAAGAAAATGGATGAATTTATGTTAACTATACTTAGCCAAATAAGGCGAGAAGGCTAA
- a CDS encoding undecaprenyl-diphosphate phosphatase, with protein sequence MDLLMKLIIIGIVQGISEWLPISSKTQVLLTSHFLLGLDVAIAYSFGLFMEMGSIGSAVIYFRKDIANVFKDRKLLFYLVIVTIITGIVGVPLYIVSDKLLQNAYNPAIPMIFLGIALIFDGIYIRFSRIKIREFRDLRTKDLILLGIAQGLAALPGVSRSGMTVSTMLFLGVKPEDAFRYSYLAYIPAALGAVGTTILFSKSNISYVISLVGLTGIPIAVISALVIGLVTIDVLLRFAKKRNIYIIDFTLGGIAILISLLALFG encoded by the coding sequence ATGGACTTGTTAATGAAACTGATAATCATTGGAATAGTACAAGGTATTTCAGAATGGTTACCAATTAGTAGTAAAACTCAAGTATTACTGACTTCTCATTTTCTATTAGGATTAGATGTTGCTATTGCGTATTCTTTTGGCTTATTCATGGAAATGGGCTCAATAGGTTCAGCAGTTATTTACTTCAGAAAAGATATAGCTAACGTGTTTAAAGATAGAAAATTGTTATTTTACCTAGTTATCGTCACAATTATTACTGGAATAGTAGGAGTACCTCTTTATATAGTCTCGGATAAATTATTGCAAAATGCATACAATCCAGCGATTCCTATGATTTTCCTAGGTATAGCATTAATTTTTGACGGAATTTATATAAGGTTTTCAAGGATTAAAATAAGAGAGTTCAGAGATCTAAGAACAAAAGATCTAATATTATTAGGAATAGCACAAGGATTAGCAGCTTTGCCAGGAGTAAGTAGATCCGGAATGACCGTCTCGACAATGTTGTTCTTAGGAGTTAAACCCGAAGATGCATTTAGATATTCTTACTTAGCTTATATTCCAGCAGCTTTAGGGGCTGTTGGAACTACAATTCTCTTCTCCAAGAGTAATATCTCTTACGTTATTTCTTTAGTTGGATTAACTGGAATACCTATAGCAGTGATTTCAGCGCTAGTTATAGGTTTAGTAACTATAGATGTACTCTTGAGATTTGCGAAAAAGAGAAACATTTATATTATTGATTTTACATTAGGGGGAATAGCTATATTGATTAGCCTTCTCGCCTTATTTGGCTAA
- a CDS encoding lactate/malate dehydrogenase family protein has product MTKIAFIGVGKIGQTIVFNTVIDGYADEVMLYDIIPELPEKFEHELRHALASKRLKVEILSTNNLDDISGADIVVITAGKPRKPGMSRRDLFVDNAKIMIDLASKLPKKNAGATYIMVANPVDMMASVFAKYSKEFVVSTGDQVETMRLRAYIAKKLKLPVYKVNGFVAGEHGEDAVVLWSTVTVNGKPFSENLGVTKAEVEDYVKKIPGEIIRVMGGTTWGPGTIIAELIRAIALNENKVMSIAIPRQFEDEIIHVSVPTVVGSSIGPTLESLLDEKDRWNLMASMKDFYNVYKENLKQLEASIQAQ; this is encoded by the coding sequence ATGACAAAAATTGCCTTTATAGGAGTAGGGAAAATAGGTCAAACAATAGTTTTTAATACAGTAATTGATGGTTACGCTGATGAGGTAATGCTTTATGATATTATCCCAGAGTTACCAGAGAAATTTGAACACGAACTTAGACACGCTCTTGCGTCAAAAAGGCTTAAAGTAGAAATACTTTCTACTAACAACTTAGACGACATATCTGGTGCGGATATCGTAGTTATAACTGCTGGTAAACCAAGAAAGCCTGGAATGAGCAGAAGGGATCTATTTGTAGATAACGCAAAGATTATGATCGATCTAGCTAGTAAATTACCTAAAAAGAATGCTGGAGCAACTTACATAATGGTTGCAAACCCAGTAGATATGATGGCTTCTGTATTTGCAAAATACTCTAAAGAGTTCGTTGTAAGTACTGGTGATCAAGTAGAAACAATGAGATTAAGAGCTTATATTGCAAAAAAGTTAAAGTTGCCAGTTTACAAAGTTAACGGCTTTGTTGCTGGAGAACATGGTGAAGATGCAGTGGTTTTATGGAGTACTGTAACTGTAAATGGTAAACCTTTCTCTGAGAATTTGGGAGTTACGAAGGCTGAAGTTGAGGATTACGTGAAGAAAATACCAGGTGAAATAATAAGAGTTATGGGTGGAACTACGTGGGGTCCAGGTACTATAATTGCAGAGTTAATTAGAGCTATTGCTTTAAATGAAAACAAAGTTATGTCAATTGCCATACCAAGACAATTTGAAGATGAAATAATCCATGTAAGTGTACCTACTGTTGTTGGCAGTTCAATTGGTCCAACCTTAGAGAGTTTACTTGATGAAAAAGATAGATGGAACTTAATGGCTTCGATGAAAGACTTTTACAACGTATATAAGGAGAACTTAAAGCAGTTAGAAGCATCAATACAAGCACAGTAA
- a CDS encoding MmgE/PrpD family protein: MELADKIAEYVVFSDDFTEEMLHEAKRRLLDSLAVALASTSSPPAKILREMSSLFLGNSPLLGGGEATIDFASFYNTLLIRYLDFNDTYLSKEPLHPSDMIGGLLTVGSSFDVKGEDLLKSIIVGYEIGVRLCDSTSLRKKGYDHVNFLQVASASALSKLLGLDKEKTKNAISLTLVPHIALRESRSGKLSMWKAGATAEAVRNSVFATLLAKNGFTAPDKPFSGVFGFLNVIAKDMDLSQFEKIKSGSILRTFIKKYPVEYHAEATVEALLNLSYEGEIRKVIVETYEAGKTILADTEDKWNPTNKETADHSLPFITAVTLLTKRFWLDSYNLIGDSKVVELMKKIEVIEREDYTSIYPKELPTRVIIITDKGTFEKEVRVPRGHSANPMSDEELEEKAKLLGLSEKQIKLVWEIDEMGVKDFVRSFTKS, encoded by the coding sequence ATGGAATTAGCTGATAAAATAGCTGAATACGTGGTTTTTTCTGACGATTTTACGGAAGAAATGCTTCATGAAGCTAAAAGAAGACTCTTAGATAGCCTTGCAGTAGCATTAGCTTCAACATCTTCTCCACCAGCAAAAATATTAAGAGAAATGTCTTCGCTGTTCCTCGGTAATTCTCCACTTTTAGGAGGAGGAGAAGCAACAATAGACTTTGCTTCTTTTTACAATACTCTCTTAATTCGTTATTTGGACTTTAATGATACATATTTAAGTAAAGAGCCATTGCATCCAAGCGACATGATAGGCGGGTTATTGACTGTAGGAAGCAGTTTTGATGTAAAGGGTGAAGATTTACTTAAGAGTATAATAGTAGGATATGAGATTGGAGTTAGGCTATGTGATAGTACAAGTCTAAGGAAAAAAGGATATGATCATGTTAATTTCCTTCAAGTTGCTTCAGCTTCTGCCTTATCAAAACTTTTAGGGTTAGATAAAGAAAAAACTAAGAATGCTATTTCTTTGACTTTAGTTCCCCATATTGCGCTTAGAGAATCTAGATCTGGAAAGTTATCAATGTGGAAAGCTGGAGCTACTGCAGAAGCTGTAAGGAATTCCGTTTTTGCAACTTTGTTAGCTAAAAATGGTTTTACTGCACCAGACAAACCGTTTTCTGGGGTTTTTGGTTTTTTAAATGTTATAGCTAAGGATATGGATCTCTCACAATTTGAGAAGATTAAGAGTGGTTCTATATTAAGGACTTTTATAAAGAAATATCCAGTAGAATATCATGCTGAAGCCACTGTAGAAGCTCTATTAAATCTAAGTTATGAAGGAGAAATAAGGAAAGTTATTGTAGAAACTTATGAGGCTGGGAAAACAATTTTAGCTGATACTGAAGATAAATGGAATCCTACAAATAAAGAAACAGCGGATCATAGTCTTCCCTTCATTACTGCTGTAACATTACTTACAAAACGTTTCTGGTTAGATTCTTACAATTTAATAGGTGATTCAAAGGTTGTTGAATTGATGAAGAAAATTGAGGTTATAGAAAGGGAGGATTATACCTCAATATATCCTAAGGAGTTACCTACTAGGGTTATAATAATAACCGATAAAGGCACGTTTGAGAAAGAAGTTAGAGTGCCTAGAGGTCACTCAGCTAATCCTATGAGCGATGAAGAGTTAGAAGAGAAAGCTAAATTACTAGGCTTGTCTGAAAAACAAATTAAACTAGTTTGGGAAATTGATGAGATGGGGGTGAAGGACTTTGTCAGAAGTTTTACGAAAAGCTGA
- the prpB gene encoding methylisocitrate lyase, whose protein sequence is MSEVLRKADFLIIPGVFNPFTALLAEKVGFKAVYLSGGALTSSLGLPDLGIITLDEVAEMVRRIREVTDIPIIVDADTGFGEAINVYRAVKILEKAGANAIQIEDQVLPKKCGHLEGKEVVTPKDMVVKIKAALKARKDMLIIARTDARAINGLQDAIERAKMYLEAGADIIFPEALESKEEFATFAKEVKAPLLANMTEFGKTPYITANEFKEMGYKYVIFPVTIFRVAAKAMKDALEVLLKEGTQKPLLDKMMTRKEQYEIINYYYYENLDKQLAKDL, encoded by the coding sequence TTGTCAGAAGTTTTACGAAAAGCTGATTTCCTAATTATTCCGGGCGTTTTTAATCCTTTCACAGCGTTGTTAGCTGAGAAAGTAGGGTTTAAAGCTGTTTACTTATCTGGTGGTGCATTAACTTCATCTTTAGGCTTACCAGATCTTGGAATAATTACTCTTGATGAAGTTGCTGAAATGGTGAGAAGAATAAGGGAAGTTACTGATATACCGATTATAGTGGATGCAGATACTGGATTTGGAGAGGCAATAAATGTGTATAGGGCTGTAAAGATCCTAGAAAAAGCTGGAGCTAATGCAATACAGATTGAAGATCAAGTATTACCTAAGAAATGTGGCCATCTTGAAGGTAAGGAAGTTGTAACACCAAAAGATATGGTAGTTAAGATTAAGGCTGCTTTAAAAGCAAGAAAAGATATGTTAATTATTGCAAGGACTGATGCTAGGGCAATAAATGGTCTTCAAGATGCAATTGAAAGAGCTAAGATGTATTTAGAAGCTGGAGCTGATATAATATTTCCAGAAGCACTTGAGAGTAAAGAAGAGTTTGCTACTTTTGCAAAAGAAGTTAAAGCTCCATTATTAGCTAACATGACAGAATTCGGAAAGACTCCTTATATAACTGCTAATGAATTTAAGGAAATGGGCTATAAGTACGTTATATTTCCAGTAACAATATTTAGAGTAGCTGCTAAAGCGATGAAGGATGCTTTAGAGGTTCTATTGAAAGAAGGCACTCAAAAACCTCTTTTAGATAAGATGATGACTAGGAAAGAGCAATATGAAATTATCAATTATTATTATTATGAGAATTTAGATAAGCAACTTGCGAAAGATTTATAG
- a CDS encoding CBS domain-containing protein: MMPNKIKLLINKPIVKVQKGTSTKEAVKIMAKENVGSILIFDGDKLIGIFTERDLLKAVAKDEDLNKPVEELGTTENLITIDEDAPLNVAAELMSKHCIRHLIVIDKSGKPIGVISIRDIVGEKHILSILSNVDKVEEWIGGD, encoded by the coding sequence ATGATGCCGAACAAAATCAAATTACTAATAAATAAACCAATAGTTAAGGTCCAAAAAGGTACTAGTACTAAGGAAGCTGTTAAAATAATGGCTAAGGAAAATGTTGGTTCTATACTAATTTTCGATGGTGATAAACTTATCGGCATATTTACAGAAAGAGATTTACTTAAGGCTGTAGCCAAAGATGAAGATCTAAATAAGCCAGTAGAGGAATTAGGGACTACTGAAAATTTAATAACTATTGATGAAGATGCACCATTAAATGTTGCAGCAGAATTAATGAGTAAACATTGTATTAGGCATTTAATCGTTATTGATAAATCTGGCAAACCTATAGGTGTTATTTCTATTAGAGATATTGTAGGAGAAAAACATATTTTGTCTATACTTTCCAACGTAGATAAAGTAGAAGAATGGATAGGTGGTGACTAA